CGGACGTCGCCATCCGCTTCGGCCCGCTCGCGGACAGCGGCTTGACCGCGCGCAAGCTTGGCCAGAATCCGCGCGTGATCGTGGCTTCGCCCGACTATCTGGCCCGGCGCGGGACGCCGATGGTTCCAGAAGACCTGCACCACCATAACTGCCTGAACTTCAATTTTCGTCGGGCCGAAGCGGTCTGGCCCTTCGTGCGCGACGGGCACGAATACAGTCTGTCCGTGAAGGGCGGCATCGAAGCCAATAACGGAGAGACCCTGGGCCAGCTGGCCGCGGCCGGCGTGGGGGTGACGCGGGTCGGCGCATTCAGCGTCGAGGAAGAGCTCCGCTCGGGCCGCCTGGTTCCTCTGCTGGAGCAATACAATCCAGGCGACGTGGAGCACATTCACGCCGTCTTTGTCGGCGGCGCCAACCTGCCCGCGCGCGTCAGGGTGTTCGTCGACTACCTGGCCGAAGCCTTGCGCTGACGCCTCGGCCTGAAGCTTGGACTCTGACGGGGCCTCGCGAAGAATCAGGACGAGAAGCCCCTGGGATCCGTGACGCGGGCGTAGAGTCACGTACCTTCATGATCTCCATTCGCTCCATCGCGCTCTCCTGTGTGGTCGTGCTCGGCTTCTTCGCCGCGTGTAGTGATGACTCCCCCACTCCCGGCGGGCCGCCCGACGCCTCGGTGCCTGAGATGTGCACTGACGCTGGCACCACGCAGTGCGGCGACACCTGCGTCAGCACCGACAACGACCCGGCTCACTGCGGCGGGTGCGACCAGGCCTGCACGAACACCGAAGCCTGTGAGTCCAGTATCTGCGTCGCGGTCTGTCGGATCGACGGCCAACAGTTCGCTGCTGAAGCGGTGAACCCTGCGAACGCATGCGAGCAGTGCGTGCCCACGACGTCCGCGACCGCGTGGACGTCATTCGCGGACGGGACGGCGTGCGGCACGGGACAGGTCTGCTCGACCGGCGCCTGCAGTCCGAAGTGCTTCATCAACGGCACGATCTACGACGAGGGCACACCCAACCCGACGAACGCCTGCGAGGTCTGCACGCCAGCAACGTCGACGACGGCGTGGTCCCCGCGCGAGGCCATTCCGCTGCTGGTCGGCGGCACCGACATCGTGGCGCAGGGCTGGACTACGGTCGCACAGGGGCCGAACACGCTCACGTATGGCGAGGACTACGTCCGCCTCGCGACGTCAACGGACAGCGGCGGTCGAACGAGCGGGCAGTTGCTCCTCGCGAAGACGAACGCGGTCGCCCCGACGCAGCCGTTCACGCTCCGCGTGACGATGCAGGTCGAGTCGGTGAGCAGGCACAACCAGCTCGACAGCGGCGCGGCCATCCTGGGGAGTCTCACCGGCTCGGCCGGCAATGGGACGGATCGCTCGCAGATGATCTACCTGGACAGCGCGGCGATTGGCTGGGCGGATGACACGCAGTCCTCGGCGTTCGCCGTGACCGATGGCGCGTATCACGTCTACGAACTCGCGGTGGATGCCTCCAAGGTGGCGACGGTGAGCGTCGACGGTGTCGCGAAGCTCACGCGGAACAACTTCACGACGACCGGCACCATCGCCATCGGAGACCAGACCAACGATCCGAACGTCGACGGCGTGGTGCGGATCAAGTCGGTCGAGAAGCTCTGTCAGTGAGGCTCTGTTCTGTCCCCATGGATTGGCATGGGGACAGAATCAAGTGTGGGCCATGATCGGGAACCGGTGGGCCTCTGGTGAGAGCCGGAGGTTCCGCACGAACAGGTCGGCCTCCATGTCCTCACCGGCCGTCACGGCCTCCGGCCAGTAGCGCTCCGGAGTGAACCCGAAGC
The sequence above is drawn from the Corallococcus exiguus genome and encodes:
- a CDS encoding LysR substrate-binding domain-containing protein; translated protein: MNAKVQPGGADRAHEMAVFSAVVATGSFSAAGRELDLSPSAVSRTLDRIEARLGVRLMLRTTRVLTLTPEGHAYLRAARRILAELDDAEQAIADLGAPRGRLRVSAAHSHGRLCVVPLLGDFTTRYPHILVDINLTDRVVDIAAGEADVAIRFGPLADSGLTARKLGQNPRVIVASPDYLARRGTPMVPEDLHHHNCLNFNFRRAEAVWPFVRDGHEYSLSVKGGIEANNGETLGQLAAAGVGVTRVGAFSVEEELRSGRLVPLLEQYNPGDVEHIHAVFVGGANLPARVRVFVDYLAEALR